In Desulfosalsimonas propionicica, one DNA window encodes the following:
- a CDS encoding 3-hydroxyacyl-CoA dehydrogenase NAD-binding domain-containing protein: protein MVAITEAVSLDKHGEIGMLWIDNPPVNALGHSVRKGLAEGIEQAEKDDQIRAVVVICKGRTFCAGADIREFGKPPKAPHLPDVLNRFDQCQKPIIAAIHGTAFGGGLETALSSHFRVAVASARFGLPEVKLGLLPGAGGTQRLPRLIGPEKALAMITSGNPIGADKALEDGLIHEIIDGDLAEGAVGFANQVLSENRPMVRVRDMTEKIAQPDSQIFDDFRKQLARRARGFEAPQACVDAVEAAVAKPFEDGLAYERQRFEQLMNGSQSAAQRYYFFAERQVARIPDVPKDTATMDIKKVGVIGAGTMGGGITMNFVNAGIAVTLVEAKQELLDRGLGVIRKNYDISASKGKIAAEDVDKRMDLITGTTRMEDLADADLVIEAVYENMNLKKEIFSKLDKICKDGAILATNTSYLDVNEIAAQTSRPESVLGLHFFSPANVMRLLEIVRAEKTTIPVLATAMEIAKKIKKIAVVVGVCYGFAGNRMFAQRKRECEKLILEGALPAQVDRVIYDFGFPMGPFALADLIGIDLGWDKDNSNSRTMQEVLCEQGRFGQKNGKGYYNYEQGSRAPTPAPEIDALIVEFSRKKGYIRREISDEEILQRCIYPIINEGAKILEEKIAVRPSDLDVIWVNGYGWPVYRGGPMFYADLVGLDKILGGLKKFQAEHGEDFKPAPLLEQLVSEGKTFGSLNA from the coding sequence ATGGTTGCCATTACAGAAGCTGTATCACTGGACAAGCACGGGGAAATCGGGATGCTCTGGATCGACAATCCCCCGGTCAACGCCCTGGGCCATTCCGTGCGCAAGGGACTGGCAGAAGGGATTGAGCAGGCGGAAAAAGACGATCAGATCCGGGCTGTGGTGGTGATCTGCAAGGGGCGCACGTTTTGTGCCGGCGCAGACATCCGCGAATTCGGCAAGCCTCCCAAAGCGCCCCATCTGCCGGATGTGTTAAACCGCTTTGACCAGTGCCAGAAACCCATTATTGCCGCCATTCACGGTACGGCCTTTGGCGGCGGGCTGGAAACCGCATTGAGCTCCCATTTCCGTGTTGCCGTGGCCTCGGCCCGGTTCGGCCTGCCCGAGGTCAAGCTCGGCCTGCTTCCCGGTGCCGGCGGCACCCAGCGTCTGCCCCGGCTCATCGGGCCGGAAAAGGCCCTTGCCATGATTACCTCGGGCAATCCCATCGGCGCTGACAAAGCCCTTGAAGACGGACTGATCCACGAGATCATTGACGGGGACCTGGCCGAAGGCGCCGTGGGGTTTGCAAATCAGGTGCTTTCCGAAAACCGGCCCATGGTCCGGGTTCGGGACATGACCGAAAAGATTGCCCAGCCTGACTCCCAAATCTTTGATGATTTCCGAAAGCAGCTGGCCAGGCGGGCCCGGGGCTTTGAGGCCCCCCAGGCCTGCGTGGATGCCGTGGAAGCCGCTGTTGCCAAACCCTTTGAAGACGGGCTGGCCTATGAACGCCAGCGGTTTGAGCAGCTGATGAACGGTTCGCAGTCCGCGGCCCAGCGCTACTACTTTTTTGCCGAGCGCCAGGTGGCCAGGATACCGGATGTGCCAAAGGACACCGCCACCATGGATATCAAAAAGGTGGGCGTGATCGGTGCCGGCACCATGGGCGGCGGCATTACCATGAATTTTGTCAATGCCGGTATTGCCGTCACCCTGGTGGAGGCCAAACAGGAGCTTCTGGACCGGGGCCTGGGCGTGATCCGGAAAAATTATGACATCAGCGCCTCCAAGGGCAAGATCGCAGCCGAAGATGTGGACAAACGCATGGACCTGATTACCGGCACCACCCGCATGGAGGACCTGGCTGACGCGGATTTGGTCATTGAGGCGGTGTATGAAAACATGAACCTGAAAAAGGAAATATTTTCAAAGCTGGACAAAATTTGCAAAGACGGCGCCATTTTGGCCACAAACACCTCGTATCTGGATGTCAATGAAATCGCCGCCCAGACCTCACGGCCGGAGTCCGTGCTGGGCCTGCATTTTTTCAGCCCGGCCAACGTGATGCGCCTGCTCGAAATCGTGCGCGCGGAAAAAACGACCATTCCGGTGCTGGCCACAGCCATGGAAATTGCCAAAAAGATCAAAAAGATCGCTGTGGTGGTGGGGGTCTGTTACGGATTTGCCGGCAACCGGATGTTTGCCCAGCGAAAGCGCGAATGCGAAAAACTCATCCTGGAAGGCGCGCTGCCCGCCCAGGTGGACCGGGTGATCTATGATTTCGGCTTTCCCATGGGTCCCTTTGCACTGGCGGATTTAATCGGCATTGACCTGGGATGGGACAAGGACAATTCCAACAGCCGCACCATGCAGGAAGTACTCTGCGAGCAGGGCCGGTTCGGCCAGAAAAACGGCAAGGGCTATTACAATTACGAGCAAGGCAGCCGGGCGCCAACGCCTGCTCCGGAAATCGATGCTCTCATTGTGGAATTTTCCCGAAAAAAGGGCTATATTCGCAGGGAGATCTCGGATGAGGAGATTTTGCAGCGCTGTATTTATCCCATTATCAACGAAGGCGCCAAAATTCTGGAGGAAAAAATTGCCGTGCGGCCGTCGGATCTGGATGTGATCTGGGTCAATGGCTACGGCTGGCCGGTCTACCGGGGCGGTCCCATGTTTTATGCCGACCTGGTGGGTCTGGACAAGATCCTGGGCGGGTTAAAGAAGTTTCAGGCAGAGCACGGCGAGGACTTCAAGCCCGCCCCCCTGCTGGAGCAGCTGGTCAGTGAGGGCAAAACCTTCGGCTCGCTAAACGCTTGA
- a CDS encoding cytochrome ubiquinol oxidase subunit I, with protein sequence MLEHLDPVFLARVQFAFTVSFHILFPSFTIGLASWLAVLEWRWLRTGKQVYADVYKMWVKIFAVTFGMGVVSGVVLSFQFGTNWSIFSDAGGNIIGPLLGYEVLTAFFLEASFLGIMLFGWNRVSPRLHFAATVIVAAGTLVSAFWILSANSWMQTPTGFRVGEHGLLYPTDWLAVIFNPSFPYRFVHMVTAAYLTTAFTVAGIGAFYLWQKRHIAHARVMLGMAMIMAIFVAPLQLLFGDMHGLNTFAHQPAKVAAMEGLWETTRGAPLVLFGWPDQEAEITRYAVEVPKLSSLILTHSLDGEVRGLKAWPENERPPAAVVFWTFRIMVGLGLLMIATGVAAIVLYFRKRLFDARWFQYWCMALTPAGFVAVLAGWFVTEVGRQPWIVQGVLRTSDAVSPVMAQSVALSLAAFIVVYLFVFGAGTYYILHLINKGPEDGEGVYGAHGMDQPPLVTDVARKKGGRHVQS encoded by the coding sequence ATGTTGGAACACCTTGACCCGGTTTTTCTGGCCCGTGTGCAGTTTGCCTTTACCGTGTCCTTTCATATTCTTTTTCCGAGTTTTACCATCGGGCTGGCCAGCTGGCTGGCGGTGCTGGAATGGCGATGGCTGCGGACCGGAAAACAGGTTTATGCAGACGTCTATAAGATGTGGGTCAAGATCTTTGCCGTGACATTCGGCATGGGCGTGGTATCCGGGGTGGTCCTCTCCTTTCAGTTCGGCACCAACTGGTCCATATTCTCGGATGCGGGGGGAAACATAATCGGACCGCTTCTGGGCTATGAGGTACTCACCGCCTTTTTTCTGGAAGCCTCCTTTCTGGGAATCATGCTGTTTGGCTGGAACCGGGTCAGCCCGAGGCTGCATTTTGCCGCCACTGTGATTGTGGCCGCCGGCACCCTGGTTTCGGCCTTCTGGATTCTTTCGGCCAACTCCTGGATGCAGACGCCCACCGGCTTCCGCGTTGGAGAGCACGGGCTGCTCTATCCCACAGACTGGTTGGCGGTGATTTTCAACCCGTCTTTTCCTTACCGGTTTGTCCACATGGTCACTGCGGCCTATCTGACCACCGCCTTTACCGTAGCCGGCATCGGGGCTTTTTATTTGTGGCAAAAGCGGCATATCGCCCACGCCCGGGTGATGCTGGGCATGGCCATGATAATGGCGATTTTTGTGGCGCCGCTGCAGCTTTTGTTCGGAGACATGCACGGCCTGAACACCTTTGCGCATCAGCCGGCCAAGGTCGCAGCCATGGAAGGACTGTGGGAGACCACCCGGGGCGCGCCCCTGGTGCTTTTCGGCTGGCCGGATCAGGAGGCGGAAATCACCCGGTATGCCGTGGAAGTCCCCAAGCTTTCCAGCCTGATTCTGACCCACAGTCTGGATGGCGAGGTCAGGGGATTAAAGGCATGGCCGGAAAACGAGCGCCCGCCTGCGGCGGTTGTGTTCTGGACCTTTCGGATCATGGTGGGTTTGGGCCTGCTCATGATTGCAACCGGGGTGGCCGCCATTGTCCTTTATTTCCGAAAGCGCCTGTTTGATGCCAGATGGTTTCAGTACTGGTGCATGGCGCTGACGCCCGCGGGTTTTGTGGCGGTCCTGGCCGGCTGGTTTGTCACCGAGGTGGGCCGGCAGCCCTGGATCGTGCAGGGGGTGCTTCGCACCTCGGATGCGGTATCGCCGGTGATGGCCCAGTCCGTAGCCCTTTCCCTGGCTGCCTTTATTGTTGTTTATCTGTTTGTATTTGGTGCGGGCACCTATTATATCCTGCATCTGATCAACAAAGGGCCCGAGGACGGCGAAGGTGTTTACGGAGCCCACGGCATGGATCAACCGCCCCTTGTCACGGACGTGGCACGAAAAAAAGGAGGCCGTCATGTTCAGTCTTGA
- the cydB gene encoding cytochrome d ubiquinol oxidase subunit II, translating into MFSLEGFLDLPLIWYALIATAVFLYVLLDGFDLGVGILFPFAPTDQCRDAMMNSVAPFWDGNETWLVLGGGGLLAAFPLAYAVLMPAFYIPVIVMLLGLIFRGVAFEFRFKARENTRWIWDYSFHFGSLAAAFMQGVIIGAFVQGVEVAGRSYAGGAFDWLNAYSLMTGVAVIFGYALLGATWLVMKTEDLTRQWAAKTASYTLIYQALFLAAVSISMPAINSDIRQLWFSLPNVFFLAPLPGASAVLIVLIWRGLRRGKEIGPFLMSFGLFFTGYLGIAISMWPYLVPFEITFRQAAAAPGSQSLLLVGTVVLLPVILAYVGYCYYIFRGKVSGENGYY; encoded by the coding sequence ATGTTCAGTCTTGAAGGTTTTCTGGATCTGCCGCTGATCTGGTATGCCCTGATTGCCACTGCTGTTTTTCTCTATGTTCTGCTCGACGGTTTTGACCTGGGGGTGGGAATCCTGTTTCCCTTTGCCCCCACTGACCAGTGCCGGGATGCCATGATGAATTCAGTGGCGCCGTTCTGGGACGGCAATGAAACCTGGCTCGTGCTGGGCGGCGGCGGGCTGCTGGCCGCCTTTCCCCTGGCTTATGCGGTCCTCATGCCGGCTTTTTATATCCCGGTGATTGTCATGCTTCTGGGCCTGATATTTAGGGGCGTGGCATTTGAGTTTCGGTTTAAGGCAAGGGAAAACACCCGGTGGATCTGGGATTATTCCTTTCATTTCGGCTCCCTTGCTGCGGCGTTCATGCAGGGGGTGATCATCGGCGCCTTTGTGCAGGGCGTGGAAGTCGCCGGGCGCAGCTATGCCGGCGGTGCATTTGACTGGTTAAACGCCTACAGCCTTATGACCGGGGTGGCGGTTATTTTCGGCTACGCCCTGCTGGGCGCCACCTGGCTGGTGATGAAAACCGAGGACCTCACCCGGCAATGGGCCGCAAAAACCGCTTCCTACACCCTGATCTACCAGGCCCTGTTTCTGGCCGCGGTGAGCATCAGCATGCCCGCGATTAATTCAGATATCCGGCAGCTGTGGTTCAGTCTGCCCAATGTGTTTTTTCTCGCACCTTTGCCCGGGGCAAGCGCTGTGCTCATTGTGCTGATTTGGCGGGGGTTGCGCAGGGGAAAGGAAATCGGCCCGTTTTTGATGAGCTTTGGCCTGTTTTTTACCGGGTATCTCGGCATTGCCATCAGCATGTGGCCCTATCTGGTGCCCTTTGAAATCACCTTTCGCCAGGCCGCGGCCGCACCCGGATCCCAGTCTCTGCTTTTGGTGGGTACCGTTGTGCTGCTGCCCGTTATTCTGGCTTACGTGGGCTATTGTTATTACATTTTCCGGGGCAAAGTCTCCGGGGAGAACGGCTATTATTGA
- a CDS encoding Crp/Fnr family transcriptional regulator: MHHLDTGQIKKLEIFGDLLPNEWDQLYPLLSHIWVIEGEQMIRQGERAHCFFVILRGHFMIHYNDGRAITLNQKGDIIGWSSVSFPSEYTANVTALTKGELLCMSGPEFLELLQSNPGLVEKVLKKINKFIQTRPQIGYLQ; this comes from the coding sequence ATGCATCATTTGGATACCGGGCAGATCAAAAAGCTGGAGATTTTCGGGGATCTGCTGCCCAATGAATGGGATCAGCTCTATCCCCTGCTTTCCCATATATGGGTGATCGAAGGCGAGCAAATGATCCGGCAGGGAGAGCGGGCCCATTGTTTTTTTGTGATACTGCGGGGGCATTTCATGATCCATTACAATGACGGCCGCGCCATTACGTTAAACCAGAAGGGCGATATCATCGGCTGGTCATCTGTGAGCTTTCCCTCTGAATACACGGCCAACGTGACCGCACTGACAAAGGGGGAACTGCTTTGCATGTCCGGCCCTGAGTTTTTGGAACTGCTCCAGAGCAATCCCGGGCTTGTGGAAAAAGTGCTTAAAAAAATCAATAAATTCATTCAAACCAGACCCCAGATCGGTTATCTGCAATGA
- a CDS encoding OadG family protein: MKGLEAISHYHGVSLAVLGVTVVFIALVVLAVIISRLHVVLGVWENPKAWLDQVRLWFFPEKPEKDEPPGPYFDDIHESARQLNLLIHAIGEPFSLPALIGKAEKIGISHAHSVVSHLIVSHLIVPDKKGYFYWNQKECDRLLGKGRERKRG; encoded by the coding sequence ATGAAAGGCTTGGAGGCCATATCCCATTATCACGGCGTTTCCCTGGCAGTGCTGGGTGTAACCGTTGTGTTTATCGCCCTGGTTGTGCTGGCCGTCATTATTTCCCGGCTTCATGTGGTGCTGGGTGTATGGGAAAATCCAAAAGCCTGGCTGGATCAGGTGCGGCTTTGGTTTTTTCCGGAAAAACCGGAAAAAGACGAGCCGCCGGGGCCGTATTTTGACGATATCCACGAATCGGCCCGGCAGCTCAATCTTTTGATCCATGCCATCGGAGAGCCGTTTTCACTTCCGGCGCTAATCGGGAAAGCGGAAAAAATTGGTATTTCCCATGCCCACTCCGTTGTCAGCCATTTGATTGTCAGCCACTTAATTGTCCCGGATAAAAAGGGCTATTTTTATTGGAATCAAAAGGAATGCGACAGGCTTTTGGGAAAAGGCCGGGAAAGGAAAAGGGGTTAA
- a CDS encoding sodium ion-translocating decarboxylase subunit beta translates to MDKFFYFINQTGFANIEVSGLAMMAIGLFLLYLGIAKKYEPLLLVPISFGILLVNFPLSPMMAQPENGQPGGLLHYLYLGIELGIYPPLIFMGIGALTDFSPLISNPKTLLLGAAAQAGIFATFLAMLALGFTDLEAAAISIIGGADGPTAIYLSSQMAPHLLGAISVAAYSYMALVPMIQPPIMRLLTTKKERMIEMQELRETSRRERILFPVIVILVTGLFLPTALPLLGMLMLGNLFRECGVTDRLSKAAQNELNNIIVIFLGLTVGAKCSAHYFLTVETIQILIFGLVAFGIGTATGVLMGKLMCLATGGKVNPLIGAAGVSAVPMSARVCQTVGQADNPSNFLLMFAMGPNVGGVIGSAVAAGIFLAVL, encoded by the coding sequence ATGGATAAATTCTTCTATTTTATCAATCAGACGGGTTTTGCCAATATCGAGGTCTCCGGCCTGGCCATGATGGCCATCGGTCTTTTTTTGCTCTATCTGGGCATTGCCAAAAAATACGAGCCCCTGCTGCTGGTGCCCATCAGCTTTGGCATCCTCCTGGTCAATTTCCCCTTGTCTCCCATGATGGCCCAGCCTGAGAACGGACAGCCCGGCGGTCTGTTGCATTACCTTTACCTGGGCATTGAGCTGGGGATTTATCCGCCGTTGATTTTTATGGGAATCGGGGCGCTGACCGATTTTTCCCCGCTGATTTCCAACCCCAAAACCCTGCTGCTGGGCGCTGCGGCCCAGGCCGGGATATTTGCCACGTTCCTGGCCATGCTGGCCCTGGGGTTTACGGACCTGGAGGCGGCTGCCATCAGCATTATCGGCGGTGCAGACGGGCCAACGGCCATTTATTTGTCCTCGCAGATGGCCCCGCACCTGCTCGGGGCCATCTCGGTTGCCGCCTATTCCTATATGGCCCTTGTGCCCATGATCCAGCCGCCCATCATGCGGCTTTTGACCACCAAAAAAGAACGCATGATCGAAATGCAGGAACTCCGGGAAACCTCCAGGCGTGAAAGAATTCTTTTTCCGGTTATTGTGATTCTGGTCACCGGCCTGTTTCTGCCCACGGCCCTGCCGCTTCTGGGCATGCTCATGCTGGGCAATCTGTTCCGGGAATGCGGTGTTACCGACCGGTTGAGCAAGGCCGCCCAGAACGAGCTCAACAATATCATTGTCATTTTCCTGGGCCTGACCGTGGGGGCCAAGTGCAGTGCCCATTATTTTCTCACCGTTGAGACCATCCAGATCCTGATATTCGGCCTGGTGGCCTTTGGCATCGGCACGGCCACCGGGGTGCTCATGGGAAAACTCATGTGCCTGGCCACAGGCGGCAAGGTCAATCCCCTGATCGGGGCGGCAGGGGTTTCAGCGGTTCCCATGTCCGCGAGGGTCTGCCAGACCGTGGGGCAGGCGGACAACCCGTCGAATTTTCTGCTCATGTTTGCCATGGGGCCCAATGTGGGCGGGGTCATCGGCTCGGCCGTGGCCGCGGGCATTTTTCTTGCGGTGCTGTAA
- a CDS encoding molybdopterin-containing oxidoreductase family protein: MPAQKSKGFAMDNHEKWHKTHCSRMDHGGCALNVKTKGGKITGITGDPEGFLNQGYSCPKGRAAAEIHESPHRLKTPLIRTGPRGSNQWRKATWPEALDAVARGLDQARQEYGAKSAAFCQGMPKGLEHFALIRLANTFGSPNVVAVQDVCHAPRELTGRHMCGFYPVADVQRRSDLIVLWGSNTRATNEEGIINSQITARIRQGADLMVIDPRKTPLAGQADFHLQLRPGTDCALALGFLHVIIEEGLFDRHFVQNGCTGFDALAAHVKTFDPQWAASVTGVDKAQIISAARAYGRARPACTAWGNAVEQTPQAFDTIRCIVSLMAVCGNLDVPGGNIRAAEPRLLAPGKFVRADLLPDKRTQCLNAAYQTSPMLMTVPPAFFRQAVLYHTPYPVRAAYMQCTNPMLSYADSETTRKALLKLDFLAVADVVMTPTAALADVVLPAATAFEFDDIGHYGLGHGIVLARPKLVDPPGQCRPDLAVINDLGRRLTDPNLWFDDSKQMLESLIAPSGHDWESFVEKGFLTGEQEFRLYEKKGFSTRSGRVELAMDNAETLGAEALPQYRPPADSTDVDYPLLLTSAKSPNYLHSSYRWVKSLRRREPVPQIQIHPDTAQALSITDGSQVRIETRNGAIVQTASVTPEVSPEVVCAVHGWWFLEAGAHRRHSWQASNFNMLTSARTLGRQFGTPAMRAIACRIGAA; encoded by the coding sequence GTGCCGGCACAGAAATCAAAAGGTTTTGCCATGGACAACCACGAAAAATGGCACAAAACCCATTGCAGCCGGATGGATCACGGGGGATGCGCCCTTAACGTAAAAACCAAAGGCGGAAAAATCACCGGCATCACCGGTGATCCGGAAGGATTTCTCAACCAGGGCTATAGCTGCCCCAAGGGCCGGGCCGCTGCGGAAATCCATGAAAGCCCCCACAGGCTCAAAACTCCCCTGATCCGCACCGGGCCCCGAGGCTCCAACCAGTGGCGCAAGGCCACCTGGCCGGAGGCACTGGATGCTGTGGCCCGGGGCCTGGATCAGGCCAGACAGGAGTACGGGGCCAAATCCGCAGCCTTCTGCCAGGGCATGCCAAAGGGGCTGGAGCACTTTGCCCTGATTCGTCTGGCCAACACATTCGGCTCTCCCAACGTGGTGGCGGTCCAGGATGTCTGTCATGCGCCCAGGGAACTCACCGGCCGTCACATGTGCGGGTTTTACCCGGTGGCCGATGTTCAGCGCAGAAGCGATCTCATTGTTTTGTGGGGCAGCAATACCCGGGCCACCAATGAAGAGGGCATTATCAACTCCCAGATCACCGCCCGGATCCGGCAGGGTGCGGATCTGATGGTCATTGATCCCAGAAAAACCCCCCTTGCCGGGCAGGCCGATTTCCATTTGCAACTGCGTCCGGGCACCGACTGCGCCCTGGCGCTTGGCTTTCTGCATGTCATCATCGAAGAAGGCCTTTTTGACCGCCATTTCGTCCAAAACGGATGCACGGGCTTTGACGCCCTGGCAGCGCATGTCAAAACCTTTGACCCGCAATGGGCCGCATCCGTGACCGGAGTGGACAAAGCGCAAATCATTTCCGCGGCCCGGGCTTACGGCCGGGCACGGCCCGCATGCACGGCCTGGGGAAACGCCGTGGAACAAACCCCCCAGGCCTTTGACACCATCCGGTGTATTGTCTCGCTAATGGCGGTATGCGGCAACCTGGATGTTCCCGGCGGCAATATCCGGGCGGCCGAACCCAGGCTTCTGGCTCCGGGCAAATTCGTGCGCGCGGACCTGCTGCCCGACAAGCGCACTCAATGCCTCAATGCCGCCTATCAAACCAGTCCCATGCTCATGACCGTGCCCCCGGCGTTTTTCCGGCAGGCGGTCCTCTACCATACCCCCTACCCGGTACGCGCAGCCTACATGCAGTGCACCAATCCCATGCTGTCGTACGCGGATTCGGAAACGACCCGCAAGGCCCTTTTGAAACTGGATTTTCTGGCTGTGGCAGACGTGGTCATGACCCCCACGGCCGCCCTCGCAGACGTGGTGCTGCCCGCGGCCACGGCGTTTGAATTCGATGATATCGGCCACTACGGCCTGGGCCACGGAATTGTTCTGGCCCGTCCCAAACTCGTGGATCCCCCGGGACAATGCCGGCCGGACCTGGCTGTGATCAATGACCTGGGCCGCCGCCTCACAGACCCGAATCTTTGGTTTGACGATTCCAAACAGATGCTGGAATCCCTGATTGCCCCCTCGGGACATGACTGGGAAAGTTTTGTGGAAAAAGGATTTCTGACAGGCGAGCAGGAATTTCGGCTTTACGAAAAAAAGGGATTTTCCACCCGCTCGGGCAGGGTGGAACTGGCCATGGACAATGCTGAGACCCTGGGAGCAGAAGCGTTACCACAATATAGGCCACCGGCCGACTCCACGGATGTCGATTATCCCCTTTTGCTCACAAGCGCCAAAAGCCCCAATTACCTGCACTCCTCCTACCGGTGGGTCAAAAGCCTGCGCCGGCGCGAACCTGTGCCCCAAATCCAGATTCATCCGGACACGGCCCAGGCCCTGAGTATCACCGACGGCAGCCAGGTACGCATTGAAACCCGAAACGGGGCCATTGTCCAGACCGCTTCGGTCACCCCGGAGGTTTCCCCTGAAGTGGTGTGCGCCGTGCACGGGTGGTGGTTTCTGGAAGCCGGCGCACACAGGCGCCACTCCTGGCAGGCGTCTAATTTCAACATGCTCACCTCAGCCCGCACCCTGGGCCGCCAGTTCGGCACCCCGGCCATGCGCGCCATTGCCTGCCGAATCGGAGCTGCCTGA
- a CDS encoding acyl-CoA carboxylase subunit beta, which translates to MHKYFKNMDVLGKPLKDKVRDRNRDSAKTLQKQETKIREAKDQTRQFGLSAEKINSRGQLTIWQRLEILVDKDTWRPLHTLYNPADNSDCTTNVVDGLAKINGRWAVVIGFDNKYLAGAWVPGQPENILRVTDLAKRLNLPLIWVVNCSGVKLPEQEKFYAGRRCSGTTFYRHAELEQMGIPILAGIYGTNPAGGGYQAASPTILFAHQSCNIAVGGAGIVSGMNPRGYFDSQSAQELIDAAQKHQASPPGTVDIHCDETGFFRFVFDKEEEVLAAMREYMKKLPAYDLDFFRVDDPQKPALPTDDLYTLLPANPRRTYVFEEILARLVDASHHMEFRPDYGPEVYTGIVKINGLAFGCIGNRQGLLPRGYPEYADYPGIGGKLYRQGLIKMSEFVTLCARDRLPIIWFQDTSGVDVGNQAEKAELLGLGQSLIYSIQQTDLPMMLVTLRKGSAAAHYLLGGPTANRQNAFTLGTAATEIYVMHGETAAVAAYTRRLIKDHQAGKSLDPTIEKMNELVEKYHETSQPLFCAKTGLLDEVTNLSEIRGYLEAFAESAYQNPRSICPQHNMILPRIIRG; encoded by the coding sequence ATGCACAAGTATTTTAAAAACATGGATGTCCTGGGAAAGCCGCTCAAGGACAAGGTTCGGGACAGAAACCGCGACAGCGCAAAGACCCTGCAAAAGCAGGAGACCAAAATCCGCGAAGCCAAAGACCAGACCCGGCAGTTCGGCCTGTCTGCGGAAAAAATCAATTCCCGGGGGCAGCTCACCATCTGGCAGCGCCTGGAAATCCTTGTGGACAAAGACACATGGCGGCCCCTGCACACCCTGTACAATCCGGCTGACAACAGCGACTGCACCACCAACGTGGTTGACGGGCTGGCGAAAATCAATGGCCGGTGGGCCGTGGTCATCGGTTTTGACAACAAGTACCTGGCCGGTGCCTGGGTGCCGGGCCAGCCGGAAAACATCCTTCGGGTCACGGACCTGGCCAAGCGCCTGAACCTGCCGCTGATATGGGTGGTCAACTGCAGCGGGGTCAAGCTGCCGGAACAGGAAAAATTCTATGCCGGCCGCAGATGCTCGGGCACCACGTTTTACCGGCATGCGGAACTCGAGCAGATGGGCATTCCCATCCTTGCCGGCATTTACGGAACAAACCCGGCCGGCGGCGGATACCAGGCCGCCAGCCCAACGATCCTGTTTGCCCACCAAAGCTGCAACATCGCCGTGGGCGGCGCCGGCATTGTCAGCGGCATGAACCCCAGGGGCTATTTTGACTCCCAATCCGCACAGGAACTCATTGATGCGGCCCAAAAACACCAGGCCAGCCCCCCGGGCACCGTGGACATCCATTGCGATGAAACCGGATTTTTCAGGTTTGTCTTTGACAAGGAAGAAGAAGTGCTGGCGGCCATGCGCGAATACATGAAAAAACTGCCCGCCTATGACCTTGATTTTTTCCGGGTCGATGATCCGCAGAAGCCCGCCCTGCCCACAGATGATCTCTACACCCTGCTGCCGGCCAATCCCAGGCGCACCTATGTGTTTGAAGAAATCCTGGCCCGGCTGGTGGACGCAAGCCATCACATGGAATTCCGGCCCGACTACGGCCCGGAGGTCTACACCGGCATAGTGAAGATAAACGGATTGGCCTTTGGCTGCATCGGCAACCGGCAGGGACTTTTGCCCAGGGGGTATCCGGAATATGCCGATTATCCGGGCATTGGCGGCAAGCTCTACCGGCAGGGGCTGATCAAAATGAGCGAATTTGTGACCCTTTGCGCAAGAGACCGGCTGCCCATTATCTGGTTTCAGGACACAAGCGGTGTTGACGTGGGCAACCAGGCGGAAAAAGCCGAGCTGCTGGGCCTGGGCCAGAGCCTGATCTATTCCATCCAGCAGACCGACCTGCCCATGATGCTGGTGACCCTGCGCAAGGGCTCGGCTGCGGCCCACTACCTGCTGGGCGGACCCACAGCAAACCGGCAAAACGCCTTTACCCTGGGCACGGCGGCCACAGAGATATACGTGATGCACGGGGAAACCGCTGCTGTTGCCGCCTATACCCGACGCCTGATAAAGGATCATCAGGCGGGAAAATCCCTTGACCCCACCATTGAAAAAATGAACGAACTGGTGGAAAAATATCATGAAACCTCGCAGCCGCTGTTTTGCGCCAAAACCGGGCTGCTCGATGAGGTGACAAACTTAAGTGAAATCCGCGGATACCTGGAGGCTTTTGCCGAATCCGCCTACCAGAACCCGAGGTCCATCTGCCCCCAGCATAACATGATCCTGCCGCGGATCATTCGGGGCTGA
- a CDS encoding biotin/lipoyl-containing protein — protein sequence MAEPIRAPVAGKVISVLVSPGDTVEENEEIMVLEAMKMESSVYAVAGGTIAEIKIQPGDNVDEDDVLMTLE from the coding sequence ATGGCAGAACCAATCAGAGCCCCCGTGGCCGGAAAGGTGATTTCCGTTCTGGTCAGCCCGGGCGACACAGTGGAGGAAAACGAGGAGATCATGGTACTGGAAGCCATGAAAATGGAATCCTCTGTTTATGCAGTCGCCGGCGGCACAATCGCGGAAATCAAAATCCAACCCGGAGACAACGTGGACGAAGATGATGTCCTGATGACCCTGGAATAG